A single region of the Winslowiella toletana genome encodes:
- a CDS encoding HK97-gp10 family putative phage morphogenesis protein, which translates to MSKISGGDKLEAALASIGERMKLQMNVGILAGATNSENNELIAPYAAANEFGTRDIPARPFMRNTVADKSGEWADTLGKLISRKPATPEGINSAFSVLGEVMVQDIRDTIEKIVPPPNAEHTVELKTKKGRANPTQTLVDSGSMQKAVNFEIITGEQE; encoded by the coding sequence ATGTCAAAGATATCAGGTGGAGACAAGCTCGAAGCTGCACTGGCAAGCATTGGTGAGCGTATGAAGCTTCAGATGAATGTCGGCATCCTGGCGGGGGCGACCAACTCAGAAAATAATGAGCTGATTGCACCTTATGCCGCCGCCAATGAATTTGGCACGCGCGATATCCCGGCGCGGCCATTTATGAGAAACACGGTCGCGGATAAGTCAGGCGAGTGGGCCGATACCCTTGGAAAACTTATCAGCAGGAAACCTGCGACGCCCGAAGGCATTAACAGCGCCTTTAGCGTACTCGGTGAGGTAATGGTGCAGGATATCCGGGACACCATTGAAAAAATTGTTCCCCCACCGAACGCTGAACACACGGTTGAACTGAAAACCAAAAAAGGACGCGCTAACCCCACGCAAACGCTGGTTGATTCCGGAAGCATGCAAAAGGCCGTGAACTTCGAAATTATCACCGGAGAGCAAGAATGA
- a CDS encoding DUF4054 domain-containing protein yields the protein MMAIVVFNSDEFLSVYPRFSGDLTPAQLENAFDTACLMLDNTVDSIVPYEPDKGIKDRKTLLYMLTCHLATVALWGGGQAGPVSGASEGSVSVSFAVPDVATASWFKSTPCGASYWQSTRKYVVGGRYIAQKYHHPWG from the coding sequence ATGATGGCGATAGTTGTTTTTAATAGCGACGAGTTCCTGTCTGTCTACCCTCGATTCTCCGGTGATCTTACTCCTGCCCAGCTCGAAAATGCTTTCGATACAGCCTGCCTGATGCTCGATAACACAGTCGACTCGATAGTGCCCTACGAGCCGGATAAAGGAATCAAGGATCGGAAAACATTGCTTTATATGCTGACTTGCCACCTTGCAACGGTGGCTTTGTGGGGTGGTGGACAGGCAGGCCCAGTGTCAGGCGCATCTGAAGGTTCCGTAAGCGTTTCTTTCGCCGTGCCGGATGTGGCAACCGCATCCTGGTTTAAATCTACCCCCTGTGGCGCTTCTTACTGGCAGTCGACGAGAAAATATGTTGTGGGTGGTCGGTATATCGCTCAGAAATATCATCACCCTTGGGGGTAA